The following DNA comes from Ruegeria sp. YS9.
GGTATTGCTGCACGAGGCCCAGAGAACTGATGCAGCGGCGACGTGTTCTCACATTTGGGGCTGCTGGAATTGGCGCAATCGGCCTGACACTCTTTGTCGGATGGTGGCAAGTGGATGGGCCGGGAGCGGCTCAATCAGTTCGCCTTCGTCCCCTTGCGTTGTCGGGCATGAACTTTCGCATGGTTGATCACGAAGGGACCCCCGTCACCCCGCAATCGCTGGTCGGACGTGCAACAATGGTGTTCTTCGGCTTTACCTACTGCCCGGATGTTTGCCCGACGACTCTTTCGGATATTTCCCTCTGGCTGGATGATCTGGGCAATGACGCGGACGAATTGAACGTCGTGTTCATAACCGTAGACCCTGAAAGGGACACGGTCGATGCCATGACCGATTATGTCAGCTACTTTCATCCAGCTATTCGCGGTTGGGTCGGCGTTTCGGACCAAATCGCGCAAGCCGCAGACGACTTTCGCGCCACTTATGAAAAAGTTCCTATGGAAGATGGCGACTACACAATGAACCACACCGCAAGTGTTTTTCTGTTTAACCCCACAGGCGAATTTGTCAGCACCATCGACTATCATGAGCAGAGAGAGTTTGCTGTACCCAAGATCCGCCGCGCTTTGAAAAGTGGAGCGGATACAACATCATGAGCGCACGGTTTCTAGCAACCTCGGCGATCGCGATCAGCAGCGTCTCGATTGCTGCGATCATGTTCATTGCCTCGAACAGGTCTGAAATGACGGTGCCTGCGCCCACGGTCTTTCAGGTGCCCAAACTTCCTGCGGAACCGCAGACCACATCGGCTCTGTTGCTGAACGTACCATCGGCAGAACTCGCTCCAAGCCCCGTTTCGTTTCGACCTGTTCAGCCGGAACCCATTCAGGCAGAGGAACCTTTGCCTCCTGTTGAACCACCTTCACGAACATGGACGCGCGAGCTTGCGGTGGGTGACACACTCGACAGTATGCTGTCTGACGCGGGGATTGACGCAACCGATCGCGCTGAAATCGCACTTGCACTTGGCGCTGAATACGACTTGCGGCGCTTGCGGCCGGGTCACTCGATAACAGTCGTTGCAACGGCAGCGGATCAACTGCGGAGTGTGGAGCTCGCCGTGGAAGATGGCGTGAGAATTGAAGTGACACTTAGCGAGACATTGTCCACGCGCGTGGTCTCACCGGAACCCGACACTGTCATTCTGGCCCGCAAAACAGAGATCGAAACTTCGATCTCAAATGCTCTGAGCACCGCAAAGATCCCGGTTCGTTTTGCGGTGGATCTCGCTCAGATGCTGAGCGGCACAGTGGATTTTCGACGCGATCTGACCGGTGGCGAAAAACTCCGTCTTCTCTGGCGCGAAGAAAGTATCGACGGCGAGAAGGTAGGCCAGCCGCAACTCATTTTTGCAGCACTGGAAGTGGATGACCAACTTTACGAAATAGCATGGCCAGACGCCGAAATTGGCCGCGCCGCAATCTATGTCGATGGTGAGCTTCTTCGCGTCTTCTCGCAACCAGTTGAGGGCGCGCGCCTGAGTTCTGTCTTTGGTCGGCGGAAACATCCGGTCTACGGCAATGTGCGGATGCACACCGGTGTCGATTTCGCTGCCGCACGTGGTACTCCGGTACATGCGACGGCTCCGGGGCGCGTGTCTTATGTAGGTTGGCGCGGGGGGTATGGGCGTGTGGTGGAAATCGCTCATGGATCGGACACGGTCACGCGATATACGCATCTTAGCGCAACCGCCGATGGTCTGGCCAAAGGTCAGCGCGTGGAGGCTGGCGAGGTGGTTGGTCGTGTCGGGTCGAGCGGCACCGCGACCGGCCCCAATCTTCATTATGAAGTATTGGTCGACGGGCGACCAACGGACCCGCTTTCTGACGACCGACTTGCTGCCGCTGCGAACAACGAGGTTGAAAACGAAGCAGCGCGAAAACGCTTAAGAAATGCTCGAGCACAGCTTGAGAAACAGCTGGGCAATCCCGTCGCCAAAAAACGCGAATCTAGTTCGTGAGAGTTTCTTAAAACGGCTTCAGGTGCGCGGCTATCAGTTTGCGGGTATGCGCGCCTGAAGCGGACTGCACTCCAGAAGAACCAAATCAGAGGATGTAAAATGATGGCAATCGCGGGGGCCTTGGTTGGCGCCGTTTGGGGTGGGGTCTTGGCAAAGCGCCGGAATGGCAACAGCCTTGATATTCTTCAATACGCTAAAGGATATGCCATCGCTTTTGGCCTGGTGGCGTTTTTTCTTTCAATCGCAGTTGTGCGCCTGATGTAACGCGCCAGTAAGCAAGGCGAAAGCCGGACACCTTGAAGTCCGGCTTCCACTCTTATGTGGTCGCAGCGCCTATTCCTTGCGAGCCAAGGGTATTTGCCTTAGTCTGGGCGCTATGATCTTCCGGAGCTTTCAGAAGCCGTAAGGCATTGGCCACGACCAGCAAGGACACTCCGACATCCGCGGCGATTGCACCCCACATGGATGCCAGCCCAAAACCCGTCAGAGTGACAAACAATGCTTTGGTCGCAAGTGAGAAGCCGATGTTCTGACGGATGATCGACATGGTTCGACGTGAATGGTCGATCAGCCAGGGTACTTTACCGATGTCGTCGGTCATCAGAGCAATATCTGCGGTCTCGATAGCAGCGTCGGACCCAACTGCACCCATCGCAACCGCATAATGTGCCCGAGCCATCGCAGGTGCGTCGTTGACGCCATCGCCGATCATCGCAACCATCTCGTGCTGTTCTGCCAGTTCCTCAATCGCAGCGACTTTGTCTTCCGGCAGAAGCTGGGCCCGGACTTCGTCGATACCGACTTCGGCTGCTACCGCTCTCGCGGTTTGTTCGTTGTCACCCGTCAGCATGATGATCGACTTCACGCCCTGCGCGTGAAGCCGGGCAACGATGCTTCGGGCTTCGGGTCGAATGCGGTCCCGCAGCTCAAGCAAACCGGCGACTCCGTTCTCATCCCCGACAACCACAAGTGTGCTTCCCGCGCTCTCGATTTGGTTGCGCAATTCGGCAGGGATGGACGCGCCAAAGCCCTTTTCTTCAGCGAAGCGGTCGGAGCCAAGCCAGATATCTCCGCGCTCGATGCGGCCTTCAAGACCCCGACCGGGAACGGTTCGGATGTCTTCAGCCGCAGATATCGAAATGTCGGTCTGTTCTGCCCGGGTCAAAATGGCGCGGGCCAGCGGGTGT
Coding sequences within:
- a CDS encoding SCO family protein, encoding MQRRRVLTFGAAGIGAIGLTLFVGWWQVDGPGAAQSVRLRPLALSGMNFRMVDHEGTPVTPQSLVGRATMVFFGFTYCPDVCPTTLSDISLWLDDLGNDADELNVVFITVDPERDTVDAMTDYVSYFHPAIRGWVGVSDQIAQAADDFRATYEKVPMEDGDYTMNHTASVFLFNPTGEFVSTIDYHEQREFAVPKIRRALKSGADTTS
- a CDS encoding M23 family metallopeptidase; this encodes MSARFLATSAIAISSVSIAAIMFIASNRSEMTVPAPTVFQVPKLPAEPQTTSALLLNVPSAELAPSPVSFRPVQPEPIQAEEPLPPVEPPSRTWTRELAVGDTLDSMLSDAGIDATDRAEIALALGAEYDLRRLRPGHSITVVATAADQLRSVELAVEDGVRIEVTLSETLSTRVVSPEPDTVILARKTEIETSISNALSTAKIPVRFAVDLAQMLSGTVDFRRDLTGGEKLRLLWREESIDGEKVGQPQLIFAALEVDDQLYEIAWPDAEIGRAAIYVDGELLRVFSQPVEGARLSSVFGRRKHPVYGNVRMHTGVDFAAARGTPVHATAPGRVSYVGWRGGYGRVVEIAHGSDTVTRYTHLSATADGLAKGQRVEAGEVVGRVGSSGTATGPNLHYEVLVDGRPTDPLSDDRLAAAANNEVENEAARKRLRNARAQLEKQLGNPVAKKRESSS